Part of the Zingiber officinale cultivar Zhangliang chromosome 6A, Zo_v1.1, whole genome shotgun sequence genome, CAATTCTCTAAGTCTATTTTTGATTTGTTGGAGTCTTACAGTTGACTTCAATTTTGCTCGATGTGTAAAAATTCCATAGAAATTCGCTtggaaacaaaataataatttgacTATTATTAAAAATCCAGATACATTTCACGGAATTTCCACACGCCAAATTAATCATTTTTTCTAGAGTCGATGAAATGAAATAAATGAATAGCAAAGGTAATTAGTGTCATGCCTTGTCACAAAGGACTTTTCTTTGTGCGATTgttgcaaaaatattttgatgCAACTCAAGGACAAATGGACTGAGTCGTGGGGGAAAAGAAGGTCGGCAGAAACTGAGAGTTTATCATCAATTTTTCagaataaatttttaatcaattattaaaCATATCATAAATTTTACatgttttataattttattaaaattatgaatTTATCAAAAACTTTCCCATGCAAATGGTAGGAAGGTGATTCCGCTTAACTTTCCCGTTATTATCACCGTTGGTTGTCGTAGATGACCTTCGATTTGCACCGTTACTTGTTCCCATTCACTCCGCATCTTTCATTGAAAGGTCAGTCTGAGAACGCAATTCCCACACTATCGCCTCTCCCGTAGTAAGTTCGCACGGTTACAGTGGTTGAGGTATAAAATGTTGTCCTATAAAATTTTGGGATCAAAATTTAACGAATCTATTGACCACTTACATTAATGATTAGTATTTATGCATGATGTTTTTTCTCCGTGTTGATCTTGAGATGAATTGACGAAGATTTGGATGAGCGAATCATCTTTTATCATATAGAAGTTCACACCATTTCATCTACCATCCACGTCTTTATTGatcattcatattttattttttatattaatcatATCAGATAGTGTTGAATCTAGGATGATCGATTCAGTCCTATAAAAGTTTCTTATCAATCGTcagaataaatagaaaagtaTTCGCGATGGACATCTCAGAAATCTAGTATGCTTTAATTATGTTtttcatttagagaaaaaaaatcccaataaaTATATTGTAAATAGAAATCGAGTCATAAATACCTAAATGACAATCAAACCACCTTCTATTACACCATAGCAAAAGGGCATTAGTGATCATAGTATTGTTCTTTGATGGTAGATTTACATTTTCCTCACACAAATAAATAATTCTcatatagaaaaattaaattaattttaaaatgcctTGAAACCTCTAACTCCTTTTATAaattgaattcaacaataaatttaaaaataaatattttaaataaaaatattatattatattatattattatattataataatattctTTCACCCTGAGTCATTTTGATTGtggattataaattaatttatttatagtgtaccaatttaaaattttattaatattttttttcattatttccTACTAAAATATCTCGCCCATCCAATTTTTATGTACCGAATTCATGATTGACTTAGAGTCGGACAAAACAAGTCTACGCTCCCAGTGCCCCGTCGtccaattaaattaaaacaagttatgcAATTTTTTTGACTAATAATTGACATCCACCTTTGGAATTGAACAGCACGGGCCTGCCTTGACGCGTTGGGATCACTATAAGATTCTATGtccaataatataatataataatacaaTATAGGCGAGCACTGAGCAGCCAAGACGCTTGACGCTGAGAGTTCTACGATCGGAGTCGGAGGCCCTCTATACTCGATCCGTCTGCTGCATTTGATCAGGTTTTCTGCTTTTCTGTTTTCGGTGTTCTTTTTTGCTTGTGATTTTGCCTTTCCGGTATAGGCTTACCATCGTTATCCGTTCCTCCTCTTGTTTCACAGTATCTGCGATTCTCCCAAAACCCCtttcttttgaaattttctaGTGGTGGAAAAATCGAATCTTGCTCAAGGTTCGAGCGAGCTTTTTCCCATGAAGAGTCCTGTGGTTCTCCCTAATTGCGCCCTCGTCTGCGCTTCTTTGATAATCTTGTCGGTGGCTCCGGCCATCTTAGCTGCTGATAATGACTCCGCGATCCTCCTCAGTTGCGGAGCTTCTCAGCCGGGCTCCGACCTCGATGGAAGGGATTGGACCCCCGACTCCGATTTCAACTTCTCCCTCCCTTTGAGCGGCCATAGCGTCAAAGCTACACAGCAAGGTTCGTCGGTGCCTCGAGTCCCGTACTTGACGGCTCGGGTCTTCACTTCCCCTTTTTCCTACAATTTCCCTCTCGCCGTCGGCGGTCGGGTATTCCTCCGCCTCTATTTCTACCCTTCCAATTACGACAACGACAACTACACCTCTGGCGATGCCTTCTTCTCTGTCACAGCTGGCCCTTACACCCTCCTCCACAATTTTAGTGCTTCTCTTGTTGCTAATAATTTAAATGTTGACTACTTTACCCGTGAATTTTCCCTCAATGTCTCCACCGGCGTCCTAAACCTCACCTTCTCCCCCTCCCCCACTCATAACCATTCTTATGCATTTATAAACGGCATCGAGATTGTGCCAATCCCTGACATCTTTGACTCCGGCAATGCTATGCTTATCACTGGTGGTGATGGCAATTCCATAACGTACGAGATCGATCCAGAAACGGCCATCCAAACTATTTACCGGCTCAACGTGGGTGGCCAAGCAATCGCCCCTCCCAATGGGGAATTTTCCAGGCTTTGGGAAGATGATAGACGTTACCTTTTTGCCGCTGCTATTGGTGTGACATTTTCTAAAGATCCAAATGTTAGCATCAGATACGCCCCTGACGATCCATCTTACATTGCGCCAACTGAAGTCTACGCGACAGCAAGGTCAATGGGTACAGACGCATCAGTGAATTTGCAATACAATCTTACATGGATTCTTCAAGTGGATGCTGGGTTCTACTACCTTGTCCGGCTTCATTTTTGTGAGATCCAGTATCCCATAACCACCACGAACCAAAGAGTTTTTGATATCTTCATTAATAACCAGACAGCACAGAAATACGCAGATGTTATTGCTTGGAGTGGCGGTATCGGTGTTGCAACATTCAGGGATTACGTGGTGATTACAACAGGAAGTGGGCAGATGGACATGTGGGTTGCCCTTCATCCAGATACCTTTACGCAACCAGCGTACTACGATGCAATTTTAAACGGGCTGGAGGTCTTCAAGTTGCCGAACAGCAGCAACAGTTTAGCTGGTTTTAATCCAGAACCACGTAGTACTCAGACTTTTGAAAGTCCTGCCAGTCAGAAGCAGCACAAGGCTGTTGGTGCTATTTTTGGTGGATTAACTGGGGGAGTTGTCATTTTGCTTGTTGCTTTTGGCTTCATTCTATTATGCAGGCGCCGGAAGAAGCAGAAGGTGAAGGAAGCAGCCAACAGTGAGGGGACTTATGGTTCGTTGCCTCTCTCCCTCATCGGCAACTCACCTTTCGCTACATCAGCCAAGACAACAACTGGGAGCACTGCCTCGCCGCTACCTGCTAATCTTTGCCGCTACTTCTCTTTTGAAGAGATCCAAACTGCCACAAAAGACTTTGATGAATCTCTTCTTCTCGGTGTTGGTGGGTTCGGGAAGGTCTACCTCGGGGAGATTGACGATGGAACCACGAAGGTCGCGATCAAGCGTGGTAACCCAATGTCAGAGCAAGGTGTCCATGAATTCCAGACCGAAATCGAGATGCTATCCAAGCTCCGACACAGGCATCTTGTTTCTTTAATTGGTTACTGTGAGGAGAACTATGAAATGATCTTAGTCTATGATTATATGGCTCATGGCACACTTCGTGAGCACCTGTATAATACACAAAAACCACCACTTTCATGGAAACAAAGACTTGAGATCTGCATTGGGGCTGCGCATGGGCTACATTACCTTCACACAGGTGCGACATACACTATTATACATCGAGATGTGAAGACCACAAACATATTGTTAGATGCAAATTGGGTTGCCAAAGTTTCAGATTTCGGACTTTCAAAAACTGGCCCCGAAATGGACGACACTCATGTTAGCACAGTAGTGAAGGGAAGCTTCGGTTACCTTGATCCAGAGTACTTCAGGAGGCAGCAGCTCACTGAGAAATCCGACGTTTACTCTTTTGGGGTCGTATTGTTCGAGGTCCTCTGTGCTCGGCCAGCTCTTAATCGGGCACTTCCAAAGGAGCAAGTGAGCTTGGCTGATTGGGCACTGCACTGCCAAAAGAAGGGCATTCTCGAGGAGATCACGGACCCCTGCTTGAAGGGTAGGATTGCTCCACAATGTTTCAAGAAGTTCGCAGAGACCGCAGAGAAATGCTTGGCTGATGTCGGGGTGGAACGACCTTCCATGGGCGACGTCCTTTGGAACCTTCAATTTGCCCTGCATATCCAGGAAAGCGCAGAGAACAGCGGCAACATCATTGACGGCATATTCGATGAAGCAATACCACTCGGTATGTTCCATAAGCAAGACCTTAACACTCCAACGACGGAATCAACTACTGCAACAACCATAACCTCCACGATGAGCATTCAAGATCGGAGCATTATTGGTAGCGAGGACTCTCAAGGACTGGCTCCTAATGCTGTCTTCTCAGAGATCATGAACCCTACAGGACGTTGAGAGGCCACATCGGTTAATGTCATGGCTTGTTGTTATAAGTTTAGGTCAGTTTCTTTGCATCTGCAAGAATGTTATTCTGCCGTATTGAAATGTAAAAGCTATAGTCATTGTATGATGAAGCTTTAATCATCAGACAAAGCTTTAGTTATTATCACTTGATAGGCGATGTTTTCTAGTAAGATCTCGAGATTATAAGCATCTGTTAAAGATATTAaagatattttctttaaaaaacttcGATCGCTCATGCACTCACTCCATTGGCGTTCTCTCCAACAGATTGAGTTGATTCCACACATTTTTGCGGTGATCTTACAACAAATTAATTATTAGAATAGTGTTAAAACTATGGTTAAGGAACATACTGCTCCTTATCTCTTTATAACTTCTCACTTAGTTTTCAACCTTAATTTGATTATTGACTTGCACGGATCGTggtgaattttatttttagtgtTCGATAGTCAAGGTATTTATATCTTAATCGGTCCTAAGTCCGGACGGACTTTTAAGACTTCATCACTTCAAGTGGATTTTACCAAATAATATATTGATTTTATGGCTGGCCGAACCTTAGAATCTAATCGATCTTAGCCTAAGACGGACTTAGTTCCGTATGTCTCGTGAAAGCTCTATCCTTGCTCGAGTGATCTTTATCATACACTTAACTCGAGTGATCTTTATCATACACTTGACTGGGTAAATATGCCCAATCGGATAAAAACTTAGTCGGACATTCAAAATGTTGTCACTTATGCCCTGTTTACTTGGGAGAGCTGAaagtaaaattaagaaaaaaaattttgtcgtttacttcattaaaattttcaaatgcaAGAGAAACATTATCCATCAACAGATAGTTTTGAAGCTAAAATTGGTCACCTCAAAATCAGACAGAAAGTAGCGGATGGGAAAAAAAATGACAGCATGTACTTCTTTTTATTCACAAAATACACCATATACCCCAAAAAATGACGTATGTACCTTTTTAAACCCACAAAATTATACCATGTATcgaaaaaatgacgcatgtaccctttttatttacaaaattacatcgCATGTATCCACCTTCCTTTATCAAGATAAACAAGCATgtaaaggaagagatttcttcaccctttcttttattttcctccgAGGATAATCTTCTATCATAGATTCCTTTCCCTTCCTCATCTGCGCTTTAGAGTAAACAGAGCATTAAGATTGGGTGATAAGACTTCTAATTCAGTACATGAAATTGGACTAAGACGATCCTTCGTTTAAAATACACAAGACAATCTCGAATACGTAgaaaagaaatataataataGTGAATAAGATGGCTAAGCATGACTAATAAGTAgattaaagaaaataaagtttTAGTTACAGTGCAAAGAAGCTCATTTACATAAGTTCTATTTGTTAAGCGAAGAAAAGGGACTATTTTAGAATGGGAAAAGGCCAAGCAGACGTTCTTTTATGATCAGTTGGCGATCTAGGAAATGAGTTAGGGGTTCGAATGCTAAGTAGGCCCCTCCTTGAGCTATGACACTGCACCTTCAGCCCCGACGAGACAATGAAATCACGTGACTGGAAGAGGACTGTCTTTCTCTCTTTGAACCGCTTGTCCTCCCTAGCTCGGTAGGTAGCTAGGTCCGCCAAGGCCACTGTCAGCTTAGAAGAAACATCCACCAGTTCAGATTTAGAGGCAGCCAAAGCAGTTTAGCCAACCCCAAAGTCCACCCGGAGGCACTCCAGCTCCGCCTTTTGGATGTCTAGGCTTTGCTACTGCTCGGACGTtaattgaacttgggttgccgaCTCTGTTGGTCCTTTGGTGACCGACTAGAGGGAGGATGAATATCCTGCACAATAAAACAAAAAAGACCTTCCTCGACTTATAGCTTTAtcaaaataaacacttgcataaaaagtattaaaagacaaaaaaaaaagaggctcagaaagagttacttggttacaactggagaggttgttaatccaaggaagatgaaaagctcagtaaaaatctcctctgggtggagaagcctcttacagcaattaaATCTCACAACTAGAAAGCTAAACTCAAACAGAATCGATTACAAGTGTTGTATCTTGCTTTTTGGGACcggagctatatttatagccctggtcggggcgcctggaagggttccaagctcatgaagggggataaaactttatttccATCGCAACGGATCACGTTTGGCGCGTTCCGGATAAAAatcctagtccgggcgcccggagtccggcgagtccgggcacccggaccaagaaagtcaacatttATTGACTTTCGATTCCGGTCTTCCGTTCCGGTTTCACtcaccttggtccgggtctttcgctctagttccgctcgtttgggtgatctcggccattcggaatagggctcacccgaactcaacttccgactttcgagcaatctttcgctccggcttctcatcccttgaaaacgtcacgcgcctccttctcgtctgcctgcgtactcttccgcagcaccttgtccctcagacacaccgatcCTGTCAGCTCTcttctgtgtcgtccttctcgctagctgcgttttttgctcgacttcctatgctcctaagatcctgcacaattagacacaggggttaaaaaccaatatgacctaacttgacttggttgatcacatcacaaCTACCTTAGAGTACTAACAatattcccctttttgatgtgatcaaacccaagttaagttagggcaaacaaacataaagaaataagaaggtaataaatttgcaacttaataatttgtaaaaaattaaattatccttccctagacttaatcttcccttctcccccttgaTTACATTAAAGAGAGTACTTAAAAAATTAGTATGGTAAAAAATAAAAGTCTAAGGAAgactataaaaaaattttaaattttaagcctAAAAAAAATTGAGTTAAGAAAACAAGTTGAaaacaagttaaataaaaaattttgctTAAAAAAAGTTtctaactcttttaaaaattttaaattttacaagataaataatttctaagtgatgaaattatcaaaaaaaaaaaataatttctagaTAATTTCTAATAGTATTTTTGATAAATattgatattattattttattattattacatacttagtttgttaattaaatattcatttaataattggcttccatgctgtgacgagacactagaccttcttagttattggagcaacaaccactttctaaacaaagtctcttaaaaaaattaaatatttaattttctctctgaaagcctaattaaaaaaaaattaatccaaatatgattttggagcccaatataggttccttcctactggattaattaaaaatttttaggaATGTATTTCTATGAAATTTTTAAGAATGTATTTGAGGTACCAATTTAATCCATTGTATTTTCTAATGTGCTAAATAtttaagcatgcacgatttttcaaattttttattttattttttataatttttcattctcaattttaattttatcgaaGTCCTCTAATCGACAAGTAGTAGCtaagaatgattttaattctttattttttttaacatacaacaattctttgttaataatttaacaaactgaaataatttgtcaggaggaagagaccATACCTGCCTTATTTTATCGATCCTGTAATATGAAGCTCCCGTGAagtactgctttcttctgatgtagctcccTCTTCATTGATggtctcaatgctcatttcggagcttgcttcgtcttcgtcttcttgatgacttgccactaACGCAAGTCCGGTGATGGCTTCAATTTATGATTCGGACGacgattcgtcccacgtcgcatttagattcttgtacttgttcgtttgggtcgacttcttgttcttgctcttgtccttgtctttcaatttagggcagttatctttcacgtgcccttcttcatcgcagtggtagcatcttatcctt contains:
- the LOC121998387 gene encoding receptor-like protein kinase FERONIA codes for the protein MKSPVVLPNCALVCASLIILSVAPAILAADNDSAILLSCGASQPGSDLDGRDWTPDSDFNFSLPLSGHSVKATQQGSSVPRVPYLTARVFTSPFSYNFPLAVGGRVFLRLYFYPSNYDNDNYTSGDAFFSVTAGPYTLLHNFSASLVANNLNVDYFTREFSLNVSTGVLNLTFSPSPTHNHSYAFINGIEIVPIPDIFDSGNAMLITGGDGNSITYEIDPETAIQTIYRLNVGGQAIAPPNGEFSRLWEDDRRYLFAAAIGVTFSKDPNVSIRYAPDDPSYIAPTEVYATARSMGTDASVNLQYNLTWILQVDAGFYYLVRLHFCEIQYPITTTNQRVFDIFINNQTAQKYADVIAWSGGIGVATFRDYVVITTGSGQMDMWVALHPDTFTQPAYYDAILNGLEVFKLPNSSNSLAGFNPEPRSTQTFESPASQKQHKAVGAIFGGLTGGVVILLVAFGFILLCRRRKKQKVKEAANSEGTYGSLPLSLIGNSPFATSAKTTTGSTASPLPANLCRYFSFEEIQTATKDFDESLLLGVGGFGKVYLGEIDDGTTKVAIKRGNPMSEQGVHEFQTEIEMLSKLRHRHLVSLIGYCEENYEMILVYDYMAHGTLREHLYNTQKPPLSWKQRLEICIGAAHGLHYLHTGATYTIIHRDVKTTNILLDANWVAKVSDFGLSKTGPEMDDTHVSTVVKGSFGYLDPEYFRRQQLTEKSDVYSFGVVLFEVLCARPALNRALPKEQVSLADWALHCQKKGILEEITDPCLKGRIAPQCFKKFAETAEKCLADVGVERPSMGDVLWNLQFALHIQESAENSGNIIDGIFDEAIPLGMFHKQDLNTPTTESTTATTITSTMSIQDRSIIGSEDSQGLAPNAVFSEIMNPTGR